Proteins from a genomic interval of Pseudomonas versuta:
- a CDS encoding MFS transporter, which yields MSQSAPASLISDDDKNAIYKRITLRLIPFIFICYLFNYLDRVNVGFAKLQMLDALKFSETVYGLGAGIFFIGYVLCGVPSNLALTRFGPRRWIAVMMIGWGLLSTCLMFVTTPTGFYTLRFFTGAAEAGFFPGVVLYLSQWFPTFRRGRIMALFMCAIPVSGLIGGPFSGWILSHFAAGQGGLAGWQWMFLLQGVPTVALGALAIFLLSDSFANAKWLGAKERAVLEADHALDALNKPATTTDSLLAVFKNPAIWAFGLIYFCIQSGVYAINFWLPSIIKNMGFSDTLVIGWISAIPYLLAAVFMLLVGRSADLHKERRWHLVVPMLMGALGLVIAVNFAAQPVIAILGLTLATMGALTGLPMFWPVPTAMLSAGAAAGGLALINSMGQMAGFLSPYLVGFVKDATGSTDVALYVLAAVIVGGSLLALRMTRGMTHA from the coding sequence ATGTCACAGAGCGCCCCCGCATCGCTGATCAGCGATGACGATAAAAACGCCATTTACAAGCGCATCACCCTGCGTTTGATTCCCTTTATCTTCATTTGCTATCTGTTTAACTACCTGGACCGGGTAAACGTTGGCTTCGCCAAACTACAGATGCTCGACGCGCTGAAATTCAGCGAGACGGTATACGGCCTTGGCGCCGGGATTTTCTTCATCGGCTACGTGTTGTGCGGTGTGCCGAGCAACCTGGCCCTCACCCGCTTTGGTCCGCGACGCTGGATCGCCGTGATGATGATCGGTTGGGGCCTGCTCTCGACCTGCCTGATGTTTGTGACCACCCCGACCGGGTTCTATACCCTGCGCTTTTTCACCGGTGCGGCTGAAGCCGGCTTCTTTCCGGGTGTGGTGCTGTATCTGTCGCAATGGTTCCCGACCTTTCGCCGTGGCCGGATCATGGCGTTGTTCATGTGTGCCATTCCTGTCTCCGGCCTGATTGGCGGTCCTTTTTCCGGCTGGATTCTCAGTCACTTTGCTGCAGGCCAGGGTGGCCTTGCCGGCTGGCAGTGGATGTTCCTGCTGCAAGGGGTGCCGACCGTTGCGCTGGGCGCGCTGGCGATTTTCCTGCTGAGCGACAGTTTTGCCAACGCCAAATGGCTCGGGGCCAAAGAACGTGCGGTGCTGGAGGCTGACCATGCCCTGGATGCTCTGAACAAGCCTGCAACCACCACCGATTCATTGCTTGCGGTGTTTAAAAACCCGGCCATCTGGGCGTTTGGCCTGATTTATTTCTGCATCCAGAGCGGCGTGTACGCAATCAACTTCTGGCTGCCGTCGATTATCAAAAACATGGGCTTCAGCGATACCCTGGTGATCGGCTGGATCAGCGCAATCCCCTACTTGCTGGCGGCCGTGTTCATGTTGCTGGTGGGACGCTCTGCGGACTTGCACAAAGAGCGTCGCTGGCATCTGGTGGTGCCGATGTTGATGGGTGCACTGGGGCTGGTGATTGCAGTCAATTTTGCCGCCCAGCCGGTCATTGCCATTCTGGGCCTGACCCTCGCCACCATGGGCGCCCTGACCGGTTTGCCGATGTTCTGGCCGGTGCCGACCGCCATGCTCAGTGCCGGTGCCGCCGCGGGTGGTCTGGCTCTAATCAACTCGATGGGGCAAATGGCCGGCTTCCTCAGCCCTTATCTGGTGGGTTTTGTTAAAGACGCTACGGGGTCAACCGATGTTGCCCTGTATGTGTTGGCCGCCGTAATTGTGGGCGGCAGCCTGTTAGCGCTGCGCATGACGCGCGGGATGACCCACGCTTAA
- a CDS encoding sugar diacid recognition domain-containing protein, translating to MFELDHDLAQDIVDRAMAILPYNVNVMDSQGLILGSGEPERINTRHEGAQLVLANGRVVEIDEQTAKCLKGVQPGINLPLLLDQRLIGVLGLTGEPQLLRTYAELVRMTAEMLVGQRFQQAEQQWRRQRCDDLVALLLSDAGDSARLVDEARQLGLKPQLSRIPYLFELGNGQSAEALSAWLQSRFPDSWCVAPATGSLLWCRPATAALDDLRLLEKLDGQGWNILRIAAGGQADALNGLRRCYRRVADLLAYGRDVLPQTRLLSLNRYRLPVMLWRHRNDDALEELLGPLHKVVAKDSNGQLIATLRSWCDHDGQSQACADALGIHRNSLRYRMERIAELSGVDPLSLNGMLALYLGVQLLPQSL from the coding sequence ATGTTTGAACTGGATCATGATTTGGCGCAGGACATCGTGGATCGTGCGATGGCCATCTTGCCGTACAACGTAAATGTCATGGACAGCCAGGGCCTGATCCTGGGCAGTGGCGAGCCTGAGCGTATCAATACGCGGCACGAAGGGGCGCAGTTGGTACTGGCCAATGGACGGGTGGTGGAGATCGACGAGCAAACCGCCAAGTGCCTCAAGGGCGTGCAGCCGGGGATCAACTTGCCGCTGTTGCTCGACCAGCGCCTGATCGGTGTACTGGGCCTCACTGGCGAGCCGCAATTGTTGCGTACCTATGCCGAACTGGTGCGCATGACCGCAGAGATGCTGGTGGGCCAGCGCTTTCAGCAAGCCGAACAACAATGGCGGCGCCAGCGCTGTGATGACCTGGTGGCTTTGCTGCTCAGTGACGCTGGCGACTCTGCGCGTTTGGTCGACGAAGCCCGGCAACTGGGGCTAAAGCCACAGTTGTCGCGGATCCCGTATCTGTTTGAACTCGGCAACGGGCAAAGTGCCGAGGCCTTGAGCGCCTGGCTGCAGTCGCGCTTCCCGGACAGCTGGTGCGTGGCACCGGCCACCGGTTCATTGCTGTGGTGTCGCCCGGCAACCGCGGCACTGGATGATTTGCGCCTGCTGGAAAAGCTCGACGGCCAGGGCTGGAACATTCTGCGTATTGCCGCTGGAGGGCAGGCCGATGCGCTTAATGGCCTGCGCCGTTGCTACCGGCGGGTCGCTGACTTGCTGGCTTACGGTCGCGATGTATTACCGCAGACGCGACTGCTAAGCCTCAATCGCTATCGCTTGCCAGTCATGCTGTGGCGTCACCGCAACGATGACGCCCTTGAGGAGTTGCTTGGCCCGCTGCACAAAGTGGTGGCCAAAGACAGCAACGGCCAACTGATTGCCACCTTGCGCAGCTGGTGTGATCACGATGGCCAGAGCCAGGCCTGCGCCGATGCCCTGGGCATTCACCGCAACAGCTTGCGCTATCGCATGGAGCGCATCGCCGAACTGAGCGGTGTCGACCCGCTGAGCCTCAATGGCATGCTGGCCCTGTATCTGGGTGTGCAACTGTTGCCCCAGAGCCTGTAA
- a CDS encoding glycerate kinase — MKIVIAPDSFKDSLSAEKVADAIAAGLAEVLPHAQLVKCPMADGGEGTVEAIVAAGNGQLRRNQVQGPLDAVVDAHWGWLPDSHTAIIEMAEASGLQLVATAHRDACISSTFGTGQLIEAALDAGARRIILAIGGSATNDAGAGALQALGLGLFDDQGQPLARGGLALARVARVELAGLDPRLAQVRFEIAADVNNPLCGEHGASAVFGPQKGASPEQVQLLDKALGHFADHCARVLPADVRHEPGSGAAGGLGFAAKAFFAAQFRAGVEVVAELVSLAEAVKGADLVITGEGRFDAQTLRGKTPFGVARIARAQGVPVIVLAGTLGEGYQTMYEHGVNAAFAITSGPMSLEDACTGAAHLLTDRARDIARLLSLKARPY, encoded by the coding sequence ATGAAAATCGTGATTGCCCCCGACTCGTTCAAAGACAGCCTGAGTGCCGAAAAAGTCGCCGATGCCATTGCGGCCGGTCTGGCTGAGGTATTGCCGCACGCTCAGTTGGTCAAGTGCCCGATGGCGGATGGCGGCGAGGGCACGGTGGAAGCGATCGTGGCCGCAGGTAATGGCCAGTTGCGCCGCAACCAGGTGCAAGGCCCGCTGGACGCAGTGGTCGATGCCCATTGGGGCTGGCTGCCGGACAGCCACACGGCAATCATTGAAATGGCTGAAGCCAGCGGCTTGCAGCTGGTTGCCACGGCCCATCGCGACGCGTGCATCAGCAGCACCTTCGGCACAGGGCAATTGATCGAGGCGGCGCTCGATGCAGGAGCCCGGCGCATCATCCTCGCCATTGGCGGCAGCGCCACCAATGATGCCGGCGCCGGTGCGCTGCAAGCATTGGGCCTGGGCCTGTTCGACGACCAGGGCCAGCCTCTGGCCCGTGGCGGGCTGGCCCTGGCCAGGGTGGCACGGGTTGAGCTGGCAGGGCTCGATCCGCGCCTGGCGCAGGTGCGCTTCGAGATTGCCGCAGACGTCAACAACCCCCTGTGCGGCGAGCACGGCGCATCCGCCGTTTTCGGCCCGCAAAAAGGCGCATCTCCCGAGCAGGTCCAGTTACTGGACAAAGCCCTGGGGCACTTTGCCGATCACTGCGCCAGGGTTTTGCCCGCAGATGTTCGCCATGAGCCAGGCTCGGGTGCCGCGGGCGGGCTCGGGTTTGCGGCCAAGGCATTTTTCGCTGCACAGTTTCGCGCCGGTGTCGAAGTGGTGGCCGAACTGGTGAGCCTGGCCGAGGCCGTGAAAGGTGCGGATTTGGTGATAACCGGTGAAGGTCGTTTCGATGCGCAAACCTTGCGCGGCAAAACCCCTTTTGGTGTCGCGCGCATCGCCCGGGCCCAGGGTGTACCGGTGATTGTTCTGGCCGGCACCCTCGGCGAGGGTTACCAGACCATGTACGAGCACGGGGTCAATGCCGCTTTTGCCATTACCAGTGGCCCGATGAGCCTGGAAGACGCCTGTACCGGGGCAGCGCACTTGCTCACCGACCGCGCGCGGGACATCGCCCGGTTATTGAGCCTGAAAGCGCGCCCGTATTAA
- the pssA gene encoding CDP-diacylglycerol--serine O-phosphatidyltransferase, whose translation MPSLFKRSLLPKLRSFPLSADAFRILPGAADFRRCLLEQIAGARQRITLVALYLQQDEAGQEILDALHAAKAARPELEIVVLVDWLRAQRGLIGAGKQPGNAAWYQAQTAAHSSHVPIYGVPVQTRELFGVLHLKGFIVDDCVIYSGASLNNVYLHKFDKYRFDRYHLLYNKPLADSMQRFIEQDLIQAKAVHRLDLPALPSTRSLRSAIGDLRSQLKKAAYDTSAGTTGHFGLSVSPLLGVGKNNALSRVICELIANSQQQLTICTPYFNLPLPVTREINRALERGVKIDIVVGDKTANDFYIPPSEPFKVIAALPYLYELSLRRFAKSHQRMIDSGLLNLHLWRDADNTFHLKGMWVDDRYTLLTGNNLNPRAFRLDLENGLLIDDPRRELLEPRSKELAAIFANTRRIDSFKNLETLPDYPPAVAKFLRRVSRVRIERLLYRIL comes from the coding sequence ATGCCGTCGCTCTTCAAACGCTCCTTGCTGCCTAAACTACGCAGCTTCCCCCTGTCCGCCGATGCTTTCAGGATATTGCCCGGCGCAGCTGATTTTCGTCGCTGCCTGCTGGAGCAGATCGCGGGTGCCCGACAGCGCATCACGCTGGTGGCTTTGTACCTGCAACAGGACGAAGCCGGACAGGAAATCCTCGACGCCCTGCACGCAGCCAAAGCCGCCCGTCCCGAGCTTGAAATCGTGGTCCTGGTGGATTGGCTGCGCGCCCAGCGGGGGCTGATCGGTGCCGGCAAACAGCCCGGCAATGCCGCCTGGTATCAGGCGCAAACCGCGGCCCACAGCAGCCACGTACCGATTTACGGCGTGCCGGTACAAACCCGGGAACTGTTCGGGGTCCTGCACCTCAAGGGTTTTATCGTTGACGATTGCGTGATTTACAGCGGTGCCAGCCTGAACAACGTCTACTTGCACAAATTCGACAAGTACCGTTTCGACCGCTACCACCTGCTGTACAACAAGCCGCTGGCAGATTCCATGCAGCGCTTTATCGAGCAGGACCTGATCCAGGCCAAGGCCGTGCATCGCCTTGACCTGCCGGCATTGCCTTCTACACGCAGCTTGCGCAGTGCCATTGGCGATTTACGCAGCCAGCTGAAAAAAGCCGCCTACGACACCAGCGCCGGGACCACCGGGCACTTCGGCCTGTCGGTCAGCCCGCTGCTGGGGGTCGGCAAGAACAATGCGCTGAGCCGGGTGATTTGCGAACTGATTGCCAACAGTCAGCAACAACTGACTATTTGCACACCGTATTTCAACTTGCCGCTACCCGTGACCCGCGAAATCAACCGGGCCCTGGAGCGCGGGGTAAAAATCGATATCGTGGTCGGAGACAAGACCGCCAACGACTTCTATATCCCGCCGAGCGAGCCGTTCAAGGTCATCGCGGCATTGCCTTACCTGTACGAGCTAAGCTTGCGCCGGTTTGCCAAAAGCCATCAGCGCATGATCGATAGCGGTTTGTTGAACCTGCACCTGTGGCGCGACGCCGACAACACCTTCCACCTCAAGGGCATGTGGGTCGATGACCGCTACACCTTGCTGACCGGCAACAATCTGAACCCGCGAGCGTTCCGTCTGGATCTGGAAAACGGCTTGTTGATCGATGATCCGCGCCGCGAACTGCTGGAGCCGCGCAGCAAGGAACTGGCGGCGATTTTTGCCAACACCCGGCGCATAGACAGCTTCAAGAACCTTGAAACACTGCCTGATTACCCGCCAGCCGTGGCCAAATTTCTGCGCCGGGTCAGCCGGGTACGGATCGAACGGTTGCTGTACAGGATTCTCTGA
- a CDS encoding ArnT family glycosyltransferase: MMAINRWSPERRALLMLLAGSALILLLGLGSRELWGPETRWANIALQMLQSGDYLDPYLKGSPYYDKPLPSYWLITATAGLTGGLNHWSLRLSSVIAAWLSIWLVYLIGERLFRKGTGLIAGWMLATTFYFVFWARVATADILTVCGLLAAVWWYWRGPQDTRFSRYCVFFLLLALTSLLKGLIGFILPGLVLLPHLLSEQRWKRHLNLRLVMALIVAAAVYMLPFVLSHLYGAKTYGESGLSLVLRENVVRFFQPFDHMGPIYTYLLYLPAYTLPWAPFWMIGLWVAFRRWRHIEPNTRWLVWGLGLLFVFFTASGSRRSYYVLPLVPFAQLLAAWWVSERIAQRKSAGRRWNIGFGLGALVVLLVLGVFYPWSNGGGGVIQFGQDVKARASEQAPWDEWRMVMIDVDNKLPMYVQNQGQPFYFVDSGQDFPREGDSAGLMAWLDKTSGEHFNPQRTLIFAQYRNGDALPLGYLSVDHQTVTSQPANGERLLHRREEGSVAYIPGTP; this comes from the coding sequence ATGATGGCCATTAATCGTTGGAGCCCGGAGCGCCGGGCCTTGCTGATGTTGTTGGCGGGCTCGGCATTGATTCTGTTGCTGGGGTTGGGCTCGCGGGAGCTTTGGGGGCCAGAAACCCGCTGGGCCAACATCGCCCTGCAGATGCTGCAGAGCGGTGATTATCTGGACCCGTACCTCAAAGGCTCGCCCTACTACGATAAGCCGCTGCCATCGTACTGGCTGATAACGGCGACTGCCGGACTGACAGGGGGCTTGAATCACTGGTCACTGCGCCTGTCTTCGGTGATCGCGGCGTGGCTGAGTATCTGGCTGGTCTATCTGATCGGCGAGCGCCTGTTTCGCAAAGGTACTGGCCTGATAGCGGGCTGGATGCTGGCCACGACCTTTTACTTTGTGTTTTGGGCACGGGTGGCGACGGCCGACATTTTAACCGTGTGCGGCCTGCTGGCAGCCGTCTGGTGGTATTGGCGCGGCCCGCAGGACACCCGTTTCAGCCGCTATTGCGTGTTTTTCCTGTTGCTGGCCCTGACGTCCCTGCTCAAAGGCTTGATCGGTTTTATCTTGCCTGGCCTGGTGTTGCTCCCCCATCTATTGAGCGAGCAGCGCTGGAAGCGTCATCTCAATCTGCGGCTGGTCATGGCCCTGATTGTTGCGGCAGCTGTTTACATGCTGCCCTTTGTCCTGTCGCACTTGTATGGCGCCAAGACCTATGGCGAAAGCGGCCTGAGCCTGGTGCTGCGGGAAAACGTGGTGCGCTTCTTTCAGCCCTTCGACCATATGGGGCCAATTTACACCTACCTGCTGTATCTCCCGGCCTACACCCTGCCCTGGGCGCCGTTTTGGATGATCGGCCTGTGGGTTGCCTTTCGCCGCTGGCGTCACATCGAACCCAATACCCGTTGGCTGGTATGGGGGCTGGGGCTGTTGTTTGTATTCTTCACCGCCAGCGGCAGCCGGCGCAGTTACTACGTGTTGCCGCTCGTACCCTTTGCCCAGCTGTTGGCGGCCTGGTGGGTGAGCGAACGAATCGCCCAACGCAAGAGCGCGGGCCGGCGCTGGAACATCGGTTTTGGGCTCGGCGCTCTGGTCGTGTTGCTGGTGCTCGGGGTGTTTTACCCCTGGTCCAATGGCGGCGGCGGGGTCATTCAGTTCGGCCAGGACGTCAAGGCCCGTGCAAGTGAGCAAGCGCCCTGGGATGAGTGGCGGATGGTGATGATCGATGTCGACAACAAACTGCCCATGTATGTACAGAATCAGGGCCAGCCGTTCTATTTTGTCGACTCGGGCCAGGACTTCCCCAGGGAAGGCGACAGCGCGGGGTTGATGGCATGGCTGGATAAAACCAGCGGCGAGCATTTCAATCCACAGCGCACGTTGATTTTTGCTCAGTACCGCAATGGAGACGCCCTGCCCCTGGGCTATCTGAGCGTCGATCATCAGACGGTTACCAGTCAGCCTGCCAATGGCGAGCGTTTGCTGCATCGACGGGAAGAAGGCAGCGTGGCGTACATTCCGGGTACCCCTTGA
- the arnT gene encoding lipid IV(A) 4-amino-4-deoxy-L-arabinosyltransferase, which yields MVAVVAQHPSSGHLQRWAVPALLLAFFLFYLLPLMTHGLWTPDETRYAQVSQGMLHSGNWVAPHFMGLRYFEKPVAGYWMIAVGQAVFGENLFGVRIASALASGLSVWLVWLMARRLWNDPRKTFASALLYMSFGLVAGQAGYADLDPQFTFWVNLSLVALWFALDSHSRRGRLCAWAMLGIACGMGFMTKGFLALLLPVLIGIPYALWQRRFKDLLIYGPLAILLAVALCLPWALAIQHQEPDFWQFFFWNEHVRRFSATNAQHTQPWWFYLPLLFAACLPWAALLPSALIDAWKHKHRPAFGFLLLWLLLPLGVLSLSKGKLPTYILPCLLPLALLMGHGLISWLNQGRGRLIRINGLLNVLLGVAGLGGLIYLQAYRPVYDSSEMFSLSLGFILLTGWILANALQALRPLKLWAAAALGIGLLVALLPAAMPNDIINSKMPDQFIAEHLQELVGADTLLSNDLGAASALAWRLGRPEVNLYNTTGELKYGLDYPDSAARQVDIDSIAGWMKTARQRGSVGVVMRIHSALEVHEVELLPLGGKRYERGNLAIYIFPKDKPE from the coding sequence ATGGTAGCTGTCGTTGCTCAACATCCCTCATCCGGTCATCTTCAGCGCTGGGCCGTGCCTGCGCTGCTGCTGGCCTTTTTCCTGTTTTATCTGCTGCCATTAATGACCCATGGGTTATGGACGCCTGACGAAACCCGCTATGCCCAGGTCAGCCAGGGCATGCTCCACAGCGGCAATTGGGTCGCGCCGCATTTTATGGGCCTGCGCTACTTCGAAAAGCCGGTTGCCGGCTACTGGATGATCGCCGTCGGGCAAGCAGTGTTCGGCGAAAACCTGTTTGGCGTGCGGATTGCCTCTGCGCTGGCGAGCGGCCTGAGTGTCTGGCTGGTATGGCTGATGGCCCGGCGACTGTGGAATGACCCGCGCAAAACCTTTGCCAGCGCCCTGCTCTACATGAGTTTCGGCCTGGTTGCCGGTCAGGCCGGTTATGCCGATCTGGACCCGCAATTCACCTTTTGGGTCAACCTCAGCCTCGTGGCGTTATGGTTCGCCCTGGACAGCCACAGCCGCCGTGGGCGCTTGTGTGCCTGGGCCATGCTGGGCATTGCCTGTGGCATGGGCTTTATGACCAAAGGCTTTCTGGCCCTGCTGTTACCGGTTTTGATAGGCATACCCTATGCACTGTGGCAGCGGCGATTTAAGGATTTATTGATCTACGGCCCACTGGCGATTTTGCTCGCGGTGGCGCTGTGCTTGCCCTGGGCATTGGCAATACAGCATCAGGAACCGGATTTCTGGCAGTTTTTTTTCTGGAACGAACACGTTCGCCGTTTCAGCGCCACCAATGCCCAGCATACGCAGCCCTGGTGGTTCTATTTGCCGCTGCTGTTCGCTGCCTGCCTGCCATGGGCCGCTTTGCTGCCCTCAGCCCTGATCGATGCCTGGAAGCATAAACACCGGCCCGCCTTTGGATTTCTGTTGCTATGGCTGTTGCTGCCTCTGGGTGTGCTCAGTTTGAGCAAGGGCAAACTGCCAACTTACATCCTGCCTTGCCTGCTGCCACTGGCGTTGTTGATGGGCCATGGGTTGATCTCGTGGCTGAACCAGGGCCGCGGGCGGCTGATCCGGATCAACGGCCTGCTCAACGTGCTGCTGGGCGTGGCGGGACTGGGGGGACTGATTTATTTGCAGGCCTACCGACCGGTTTATGACAGCAGCGAAATGTTCAGCCTGTCACTGGGTTTTATCCTGCTCACTGGCTGGATCCTGGCCAATGCCTTGCAAGCCCTGCGGCCGTTGAAGCTTTGGGCCGCTGCGGCGCTGGGCATCGGGCTGCTGGTGGCCTTGTTACCGGCAGCGATGCCGAATGACATCATCAACAGCAAAATGCCGGACCAGTTCATTGCCGAACATCTGCAAGAGCTGGTCGGGGCCGACACCTTGCTCAGTAATGATCTGGGCGCTGCTTCAGCCCTGGCCTGGCGTCTGGGCCGGCCTGAGGTAAACCTCTACAACACCACCGGCGAGCTTAAGTACGGGCTGGATTATCCTGATTCAGCAGCGCGTCAGGTTGATATCGATAGCATCGCCGGCTGGATGAAAACGGCGCGCCAGCGCGGGTCTGTCGGTGTGGTGATGCGCATCCATTCGGCACTTGAAGTGCACGAAGTCGAACTGCTGCCCCTGGGTGGCAAACGCTACGAGCGCGGCAACCTGGCGATTTACATCTTCCCTAAGGATAAGCCTGAATAA
- a CDS encoding SCO family protein has product MNELLTRRHVVAGLGVLGLGLLAGCDMGSGLSYKYAKDLSNEILGRKFKLRDVDGNEMMLGSFRGMMPMIFFGFTQCPAVCPTALARAAQAKKMMGPDGDRLQVVFITLDPERDKPAMLDAYVKAFDPTFIALSGTLEETAATAKEFKVFYEKIPTGDSYTLSHTATSFVFDSRGVLRMGLSPSLSAKQCTEDLLTVMSVC; this is encoded by the coding sequence ATGAATGAATTACTGACTCGCCGCCATGTGGTTGCAGGACTTGGCGTGCTCGGTCTCGGTTTGCTTGCCGGCTGCGACATGGGCAGCGGTTTGTCATACAAGTACGCAAAAGACCTGAGCAATGAAATCCTGGGGCGCAAGTTCAAGCTGCGGGACGTCGATGGCAACGAAATGATGCTGGGCAGTTTCCGCGGCATGATGCCGATGATTTTCTTCGGCTTTACCCAGTGCCCGGCCGTATGCCCGACTGCGCTGGCCCGTGCTGCCCAGGCCAAGAAAATGATGGGCCCCGACGGTGACCGGTTGCAGGTCGTGTTTATCACCCTCGATCCCGAACGTGACAAGCCCGCCATGCTCGATGCCTATGTAAAAGCCTTCGATCCGACGTTTATCGCGCTGTCCGGCACCCTGGAAGAAACAGCGGCCACGGCCAAGGAATTCAAGGTTTTTTACGAGAAAATCCCTACCGGGGACTCCTATACCCTGTCGCACACCGCCACCAGTTTCGTCTTCGATTCCCGTGGCGTGCTGCGCATGGGCCTGTCACCTTCGCTGTCGGCCAAGCAGTGCACCGAAGACCTGCTCACCGTCATGTCAGTCTGCTGA
- a CDS encoding copper chaperone PCu(A)C produces MKPVKYLLLSLLGMSLHVSAQTVVDDAWVRATVAGQPSSGAFMHITASTDSKLVEVKSPVAKTVQIHESTMKNDVMSMHAVPSVALPAGKTVAIDPEGYHVMLMDLTGQIKEGDTVPLTLIVEDSKGVKEAIEVTAKARALNSMQMDMHDHGAMHH; encoded by the coding sequence ATGAAACCCGTCAAGTATCTGTTGCTGTCCCTGCTGGGCATGAGCCTGCATGTTTCAGCGCAAACCGTGGTCGATGATGCCTGGGTCCGCGCGACCGTTGCCGGCCAGCCTTCGAGCGGTGCCTTCATGCACATCACCGCCAGTACCGACAGCAAGCTGGTCGAAGTCAAATCCCCGGTTGCCAAAACGGTGCAGATCCATGAGTCGACAATGAAAAATGACGTGATGAGCATGCACGCAGTACCCTCGGTGGCATTGCCGGCCGGCAAGACCGTCGCCATTGACCCAGAGGGCTACCACGTGATGCTGATGGACCTGACGGGGCAGATCAAAGAGGGTGACACCGTACCGCTGACCCTGATCGTCGAAGACAGCAAAGGGGTCAAAGAAGCCATTGAAGTCACGGCCAAGGCCCGCGCCCTGAACAGCATGCAGATGGACATGCATGACCACGGCGCCATGCATCACTAA
- a CDS encoding OprD family porin, translating to MTAVHTRSAILLALASPLALADSAQSQSAGLIDDSTWSLVNRTVYDSREYRHGARNSGARNAYKPRAERNGYAEEWAYGLMGTLQSGFTQGLIGVGVDAHAYLGVKLDSGGGRAGKARLLGLDNDGYPKDNFGRGGAAIKLRMSDTVLSWGEQRVKTPVFSSSDSRLLPETATGVFLTSNELNALKMVGGHFTGSTDRNASSHDQGFVVNYSNGPKGDAFDLAGVVYTPSKNLSASLYSSRYEDTWNQHYLGALYSQAIDENHSLTFNFNLYRTTDEGKALSGNIDNTTWSLMSTYAQGPHSFSLGYQKVHGDTPFDYVTRGAIFLTNAVQLSDFNAPNEQSWQARYDLGMTPWGMPGLVFSAAYVRGSQIDGSHVDPRGGYAYLGYGKGGKHWERDLEARYVIQSGTAKGTILSLRHNVHRGNTAQAELDTDQIRLAVEYPLTGRF from the coding sequence ATGACAGCTGTCCATACTCGCTCGGCGATCCTTCTGGCTCTCGCAAGCCCCCTGGCCCTGGCCGACTCCGCGCAATCACAGTCCGCCGGCTTGATCGATGACAGCACCTGGAGCCTGGTCAACCGCACGGTTTACGACAGCCGCGAGTATCGCCACGGCGCCCGCAACAGCGGAGCTCGCAATGCCTATAAACCGCGCGCGGAACGCAATGGCTATGCCGAGGAATGGGCCTACGGGTTGATGGGCACGTTGCAATCAGGTTTCACCCAGGGCCTGATCGGGGTCGGGGTGGATGCCCACGCCTACCTTGGCGTCAAACTGGACAGTGGGGGTGGCCGCGCTGGCAAGGCGCGCCTGCTGGGTCTGGATAACGACGGCTACCCCAAGGACAACTTCGGCCGTGGCGGTGCGGCGATAAAACTGCGCATGTCGGACACCGTGCTGTCCTGGGGCGAACAACGGGTCAAAACCCCGGTGTTCAGCTCATCCGACAGCCGCCTGCTGCCGGAAACCGCCACTGGAGTGTTTTTGACCAGCAATGAATTAAATGCCCTGAAGATGGTCGGCGGGCATTTCACCGGGAGCACCGACCGTAACGCCAGCAGTCACGACCAAGGCTTTGTGGTCAATTACTCCAACGGCCCCAAAGGTGATGCCTTCGACCTGGCCGGGGTAGTCTATACGCCGAGTAAAAATCTCAGTGCCAGCCTGTACAGCTCGCGCTACGAGGACACCTGGAACCAGCACTATCTGGGCGCCCTGTACAGCCAGGCGATTGATGAGAACCACTCGCTGACGTTCAACTTCAACCTGTATCGCACCACCGATGAAGGCAAGGCGCTGTCAGGCAATATCGACAACACCACCTGGAGCCTGATGAGCACCTACGCTCAGGGCCCCCACAGTTTCAGCCTGGGTTATCAGAAGGTGCATGGCGATACGCCGTTCGACTATGTGACACGGGGAGCGATTTTTCTCACCAATGCCGTACAGCTGTCTGACTTCAACGCGCCAAACGAACAATCGTGGCAGGCCCGTTACGACCTGGGGATGACGCCGTGGGGCATGCCCGGCCTGGTGTTCAGCGCTGCGTATGTGCGGGGCAGCCAGATCGACGGCAGTCATGTTGACCCCCGTGGCGGCTATGCGTATCTGGGGTATGGCAAGGGCGGGAAACACTGGGAGCGTGACCTGGAAGCACGCTATGTGATTCAGAGCGGTACCGCGAAGGGCACCATCCTGTCACTGCGCCATAACGTGCATCGGGGCAATACAGCCCAGGCCGAACTGGATACCGATCAGATCCGGCTGGCCGTTGAATACCCGCTGACCGGACGTTTTTAA